A stretch of the Vitis vinifera cultivar Pinot Noir 40024 chromosome 16, ASM3070453v1 genome encodes the following:
- the LOC109124212 gene encoding uncharacterized protein LOC109124212: MERKLKLDGSPSGSVANQETSKPSMGKGKGNEGKTMKKNVRFNLPASDLKPSMEKRDQVDEDSSKAKKVEKMGGGSSLCLWLPMSRSRSSSKDRTPTLIFSKRLTFGDLLTGKLRVPSLVFLPKKHEGKHGRMMVPFVDSKGEFWELEATPQWFSLNLDKFVKAHGLKCDDVILFYEDGPNSRYYVIDYERTGC; encoded by the exons ATGGAGAGAAAGCTGAAGTTGGATGGATCTCCCAGTGGATCAGTTGCTAATCAAGAAACCTCCAAGCCTTCAATggggaaaggaaaaggaaatgaag gtaaaacaatgaagaaaaatgtgagGTTTAATCTACCTGCAAGTGACTTGAAGCCTTCAATGGAAAAAAGAGATCAAG TGGATGAAGACAGCTCGAAGGCAAAAAAGGTGGAGAAAATGGGGGGCGGATCCAG TCTATGTCTGTGGTTACCAATGAGCAGAAGCAGAAGCAGTAGCAAAGACCGGACTCCTACCCTCATCTTCAGTAAGAGGCTAACCTTCGGCGATCTCCTCACCGGAAAGCTCAGGGTTccttcacttgtttttttaccGAAGAAACATGAAGGAAAACATGGCAGGATGATGGTACCATTTGTGGACAGTAAGGGAGAGTTCTGGGAGCTGGAGGCTACACCACAGTGGTTTTCATTGAACCTGGACAAATTTGTGAAGGCACATGGATTGAAATGCGACGATGTGATTCTTTTCTACGAAGATGGCCCCAATTCTAGGTACTACGTCATTGACTATGAAAGAACTGGGTGCTGA
- the LOC100262360 gene encoding uncharacterized protein LOC100262360 → MEVYGKCMVAGPTNVIFLSSILGRDGPIPGHKCDWKCDNEHVCGNMYRCKLTGITHICDKNCNQRILYDNHSSLCRVSGQVFPFTPAEEQAVRGVRRKLDAENSPNDSCAFKRRRDAQFHPSPFERSFRAVGPICSQIGDGMDMS, encoded by the coding sequence ATGGAGGTATATGGAAAATGTATGGTAGCAGGGCCTACAAATGTTATTTTTCTGTCAAGTATTCTGGGCCGGGATGGGCCAATCCCGGGTCACAAATGCGACTGGAAATGTGACAATGAACATGTTTGCGGGAACATGTATCGCTGCAAACTTACAGGAATCACACACATCTGTGACAAAAACTGTAACCAGAGAATTCTGTATGATAACCATAGCTCACTTTGCAGAGTGAGCGGCCAAGTTTTTCCCTTTACGCCGGCAGAGGAACAGGCGGTGAGAGGTGTTCGGAGGAAGCTCGATGCAGAGAATTCCCCCAATGACAGCTGTGCTTTTAAGCGCAGACGGGATGCCCAATTTCATCCTTCTCCTTTTGAGAGATCCTTCCGTGCTGTTGGTCCAATCTGCAGTCAAATTGGAGATGGCATGGATATGAGCTAG
- the LOC100252112 gene encoding DNA-binding protein BIN4 isoform X4, with protein sequence MGSSREESPDWLHCFQAPTRSALTLSSDSDSPPEDSPLREDKDADSPFNETSKAKSPRKRLKAEDPKSTKKQKVNNHKKKEGNEGRKKASVEKPSDGEPNAPNHSVWKLSSDSESCPDNSSMREDYIHHEESSVHKTTQFPDKEKDAVLSENGQESLLNEASKEKSPKKRVKVEDHISSKKKKANSDMKGKGHDDGTELLEEEASDKHTEPQVSSGLPLVLSEKVHRSKALVECEGESIDLSGDMGAVGRIVILDTPSRNHEMFLDLKGTIYKTTIVPSRTFCIVSFGQSEAKVEAVMNDFIQLKPQSNVYEAETMVEGILEGFSFDSDDEADKMPKASTRQTDQNEGDEEQTNGKTKGKAEKASGVVRKKGKTAGVKPPKKVRKKAQVQKRTKTKK encoded by the exons ATGGGCAGCTCCAGGGAGGAATCTCCTGATTGGCTGCATTGCTTCCAG GCACCAACTCGTTCAGCTTTGACATTATCTTCGGATTCTGACTCTCCTCCTGAAGATAGCCCTTTAAGGGAGGATAAAGATGCAGATTCTCCATTCAATGAAACTTCAAAAGCAAAGTCTCCAAGAAAAAGGCTGAAAGCAGAAGATCCCAAATCCACAAAAAAGCAGAAAGTAAACAATCACAAGAAAAAAGAAG GGAATGAAGGTCGCAAGAAGGCTTCAGTGGAAAAACCATCTGATGGGGAGCCTAAT GCACCAAATCATTCAGTCTGGAAGTTATCATCAGATTCTGAGTCTTGTCCAGATAATAGCTCCATGAGGGAAGATTATATCCATCATGAAGAATCATCTGTGCATAAAACAACTCAATTTCCGGACAAAGAAAAGGATGCAGTTCTTAGTGAGAATGGTCAAGAGTCCTTGTTGAATGaggcttcaaaagaaaaatctcCAAAAAAACGGGTGAAAGTAGAAGATCACATATCCAGcaaaaagaagaaagcaaaCAGTGACATGAAAGGGAAAG GGCATGATGATGGCACAGAACTTTTGGAGGAAGAAGCTTCAGATAAGCATACTGAACCTCAA GTCTCCTCAGGACTGCCTCTGGTGCTCTCTGAGAAAGTCCATCGATCAAAG GCCCTTGTTGAGTGTGAAGGTGAATCTATAGATTTGAGCGGGGATATGGGTGCTGTTGGGCGAATAGTAATCTTGGATACCCCATCCAGAAATCATGAAATGTTCTTAGATTTGAAAG GAACCATCTATAAAACAACAATAGTTCCTTCCAGGACATTCTGCATT GTCAGCTTTGGGCAGTCAGAAGCAAAG GTGGAGGCTGTTATGAATGACTTTATTCAGCTGAAACCACAATCTAATGTTTACGAGGCTGAAACAATGGTTGAAG GAATACTGGAAGGATTTTCCTTTGATTCAGATGATGAGGCTGACAAGATGCCTAAAGCCAGTACTCGTCAAACTGATCAAAATGAGGGTGATGAAGAGCAAACCAATGGAAAAACGAAAGGGAAAGCTGAGAAAGCATCT GGGGTGGTACGAAAAAAGGGTAAAACTGCAGGAGTGAAGCCACCAAAGAAAGTAAGAAAGAAAGCTCAAGTTCAAAAGAGAACCAAGACCAAGAAATGA
- the LOC100252112 gene encoding DNA-binding protein BIN4 isoform X1, giving the protein MGSSREESPDWLHCFQAPTRSALTLSSDSDSPPEDSPLREDKDADSPFNETSKAKSPRKRLKAEDPKSTKKQKVNNHKKKEGITGGNEGRKKASVEKPSDGEPNAPNHSVWKLSSDSESCPDNSSMREDYIHHEESSVHKTTQFPDKEKDAVLSENGQESLLNEASKEKSPKKRVKVEDHISSKKKKANSDMKGKGHDDGTELLEEEASDKHTEPQVSSGLPLVLSEKVHRSKALVECEGESIDLSGDMGAVGRIVILDTPSRNHEMFLDLKGTIYKTTIVPSRTFCIVSFGQSEAKVEAVMNDFIQLKPQSNVYEAETMVEGILEGFSFDSDDEADKMPKASTRQTDQNEGDEEQTNGKTKGKAEKASQGVVRKKGKTAGVKPPKKVRKKAQVQKRTKTKK; this is encoded by the exons ATGGGCAGCTCCAGGGAGGAATCTCCTGATTGGCTGCATTGCTTCCAG GCACCAACTCGTTCAGCTTTGACATTATCTTCGGATTCTGACTCTCCTCCTGAAGATAGCCCTTTAAGGGAGGATAAAGATGCAGATTCTCCATTCAATGAAACTTCAAAAGCAAAGTCTCCAAGAAAAAGGCTGAAAGCAGAAGATCCCAAATCCACAAAAAAGCAGAAAGTAAACAATCACAAGAAAAAAGAAGGTATAACTGGCG GGAATGAAGGTCGCAAGAAGGCTTCAGTGGAAAAACCATCTGATGGGGAGCCTAAT GCACCAAATCATTCAGTCTGGAAGTTATCATCAGATTCTGAGTCTTGTCCAGATAATAGCTCCATGAGGGAAGATTATATCCATCATGAAGAATCATCTGTGCATAAAACAACTCAATTTCCGGACAAAGAAAAGGATGCAGTTCTTAGTGAGAATGGTCAAGAGTCCTTGTTGAATGaggcttcaaaagaaaaatctcCAAAAAAACGGGTGAAAGTAGAAGATCACATATCCAGcaaaaagaagaaagcaaaCAGTGACATGAAAGGGAAAG GGCATGATGATGGCACAGAACTTTTGGAGGAAGAAGCTTCAGATAAGCATACTGAACCTCAA GTCTCCTCAGGACTGCCTCTGGTGCTCTCTGAGAAAGTCCATCGATCAAAG GCCCTTGTTGAGTGTGAAGGTGAATCTATAGATTTGAGCGGGGATATGGGTGCTGTTGGGCGAATAGTAATCTTGGATACCCCATCCAGAAATCATGAAATGTTCTTAGATTTGAAAG GAACCATCTATAAAACAACAATAGTTCCTTCCAGGACATTCTGCATT GTCAGCTTTGGGCAGTCAGAAGCAAAG GTGGAGGCTGTTATGAATGACTTTATTCAGCTGAAACCACAATCTAATGTTTACGAGGCTGAAACAATGGTTGAAG GAATACTGGAAGGATTTTCCTTTGATTCAGATGATGAGGCTGACAAGATGCCTAAAGCCAGTACTCGTCAAACTGATCAAAATGAGGGTGATGAAGAGCAAACCAATGGAAAAACGAAAGGGAAAGCTGAGAAAGCATCT CAGGGGGTGGTACGAAAAAAGGGTAAAACTGCAGGAGTGAAGCCACCAAAGAAAGTAAGAAAGAAAGCTCAAGTTCAAAAGAGAACCAAGACCAAGAAATGA
- the LOC100246972 gene encoding pathogenesis-related thaumatin-like protein 3.5 → MLSWSFTLFLIAISVLSSPSSCTFTITNNCPHTIWPGTLAGSGTPQLPTTGLQLESGQSIRIPTSPGWSGRIWARTGCTFDESGAGTCQTGDCGGRLECDGIGAAPPTSLFEITLGAGTDKDFYDVSFVDGYNLPLIAVPRGVYGGCNATGCASDINIGCPKELQVVGNSGEEGGVVACRSACDAFGLDQYCCSGEFANPSTCRPSFYSSIFKRACPRAYSYAFDDGTSTFTCKAYEYAIIFCPNANGMKRSSDPLPGPLFQGRNNGEIAGMVSSSNIILPFSLSILLLLLHLLL, encoded by the exons ATGCTATCCTGGAGCTTCACTTTGTTTCTCATTGCCATTTCTGTCTTATCCTCCCCATCATCTTGCACATTTACTATAACAAACAACTGCCCTCATACCATCTGGCCTGGCACACTGGCGGGTTCGGGTACGCCGCAGCTTCCTACCACTGGATTGCAATTGGAGTCTGGCCAGAGTATCAGAATTCCAACATCTCCAGGATGGTCGGGTCGAATCTGGGCGAGGACAGGTTGCACATTCGATGAGTCGGGAGCAGGCACTTGCCAGACTGGGGACTGTGGTGGGAGGCTGGAGTGTGATGGGATTGGGGCTGCTCCACCCACATCACTCTTTGAGATAACCCTAGGAGCAGGTACTGATAAAGATTTCTATGATGTTAGCTTTGTGGATGGATACAATCTCCCACTGATTGCTGTACCAAGAGGAGTTTATGGTGGCTGCAATGCTACAGGCTGTGCTTCAGACATCAACATAG GTTGTCCAAAAGAGCTTCAGGTGGTGGGGAATAGTGGAGAGGAAGGGGGGGTAGTTGCATGCAGGAGTGCTTGTGACGCATTTGGGCTGGACCAGTACTGCTGCAGTGGGGAGTTTGCAAATCCATCAACATGCCGCCCATCCTTCTATTCCAGCATCTTCAAGAGAGCTTGCCCCAGGGCTTACAGCTATGCTTTTGATGATGGCACAAGCACTTTTACATGCAAGGCTTATGAGTATGCCATCATCTTTTGTCCCAATGCCAATGG GATGAAGAGGTCGAGTGATCCACTTCCAGGTCCATTATTTCAAGGGCGGAACAATGGAGAGATCGCGGGGATGGTTTCCTCTTCAAACATCATCCTACCCTTTTCATTGTCAatccttctcctcctcctccattTACTATTATAA
- the LOC100257250 gene encoding probable ribonuclease P/MRP protein subunit POP5 — translation MVGFKNRYMIMEVFLDPNRDLAVDDPIIITQFNVSKAIKDSILVNFGECGLASSFGSFQVKYVNPITKLCIIRASREEYQKVWSAITMVKSIGHCPVLFNLLDLSGSIRACRNAALKCDKAKFEQYKLVVGDRLTDDINNQMQNCLERIKILEH, via the exons ATGGTGGGGTTTAAGAATAGGTATATGATAATGGAGGTTTTTTTGGACCCGAACCGAGATCTTGCGGTTGATGATCCCATTATAATTACACAGTTTAATGTGTCAAAAGCAATCAAAGACAGCATTCTTGTAAACTTTGGGGAGTGTGGTCTGGCTTCATCTTTTGGGTCATTCCAAG TCAAGTATGTGAATCCCATTACAAAGCTGTGTATCATCAGAGCATCAAGGGAGGAGTATCAAAAAGTTTGGTCTGCCATTACTATGGTTAAGAGTATCGGACATTGCCCAGTGCTATTCAATTTGTTGGACCTAAGTG GAAGTATCAGAGCATGTAGAAATGCTGCCTTAAAATGTGACAAAGCAAAGTTTGAGCAGTACAAGCTTGTAGTTGGAGATCGCCTCACAGACGACATCAATAACCAAATGCAGAACTGTCTTGAGAGGATCAAAATCCTGGAGCACTGA
- the LOC100252112 gene encoding DNA-binding protein BIN4 isoform X3, producing MGSSREESPDWLHCFQAPTRSALTLSSDSDSPPEDSPLREDKDADSPFNETSKAKSPRKRLKAEDPKSTKKQKVNNHKKKEGNEGRKKASVEKPSDGEPNAPNHSVWKLSSDSESCPDNSSMREDYIHHEESSVHKTTQFPDKEKDAVLSENGQESLLNEASKEKSPKKRVKVEDHISSKKKKANSDMKGKGHDDGTELLEEEASDKHTEPQVSSGLPLVLSEKVHRSKALVECEGESIDLSGDMGAVGRIVILDTPSRNHEMFLDLKGTIYKTTIVPSRTFCIVSFGQSEAKVEAVMNDFIQLKPQSNVYEAETMVEGILEGFSFDSDDEADKMPKASTRQTDQNEGDEEQTNGKTKGKAEKASQGVVRKKGKTAGVKPPKKVRKKAQVQKRTKTKK from the exons ATGGGCAGCTCCAGGGAGGAATCTCCTGATTGGCTGCATTGCTTCCAG GCACCAACTCGTTCAGCTTTGACATTATCTTCGGATTCTGACTCTCCTCCTGAAGATAGCCCTTTAAGGGAGGATAAAGATGCAGATTCTCCATTCAATGAAACTTCAAAAGCAAAGTCTCCAAGAAAAAGGCTGAAAGCAGAAGATCCCAAATCCACAAAAAAGCAGAAAGTAAACAATCACAAGAAAAAAGAAG GGAATGAAGGTCGCAAGAAGGCTTCAGTGGAAAAACCATCTGATGGGGAGCCTAAT GCACCAAATCATTCAGTCTGGAAGTTATCATCAGATTCTGAGTCTTGTCCAGATAATAGCTCCATGAGGGAAGATTATATCCATCATGAAGAATCATCTGTGCATAAAACAACTCAATTTCCGGACAAAGAAAAGGATGCAGTTCTTAGTGAGAATGGTCAAGAGTCCTTGTTGAATGaggcttcaaaagaaaaatctcCAAAAAAACGGGTGAAAGTAGAAGATCACATATCCAGcaaaaagaagaaagcaaaCAGTGACATGAAAGGGAAAG GGCATGATGATGGCACAGAACTTTTGGAGGAAGAAGCTTCAGATAAGCATACTGAACCTCAA GTCTCCTCAGGACTGCCTCTGGTGCTCTCTGAGAAAGTCCATCGATCAAAG GCCCTTGTTGAGTGTGAAGGTGAATCTATAGATTTGAGCGGGGATATGGGTGCTGTTGGGCGAATAGTAATCTTGGATACCCCATCCAGAAATCATGAAATGTTCTTAGATTTGAAAG GAACCATCTATAAAACAACAATAGTTCCTTCCAGGACATTCTGCATT GTCAGCTTTGGGCAGTCAGAAGCAAAG GTGGAGGCTGTTATGAATGACTTTATTCAGCTGAAACCACAATCTAATGTTTACGAGGCTGAAACAATGGTTGAAG GAATACTGGAAGGATTTTCCTTTGATTCAGATGATGAGGCTGACAAGATGCCTAAAGCCAGTACTCGTCAAACTGATCAAAATGAGGGTGATGAAGAGCAAACCAATGGAAAAACGAAAGGGAAAGCTGAGAAAGCATCT CAGGGGGTGGTACGAAAAAAGGGTAAAACTGCAGGAGTGAAGCCACCAAAGAAAGTAAGAAAGAAAGCTCAAGTTCAAAAGAGAACCAAGACCAAGAAATGA
- the LOC100252112 gene encoding DNA-binding protein BIN4 isoform X2: MGSSREESPDWLHCFQAPTRSALTLSSDSDSPPEDSPLREDKDADSPFNETSKAKSPRKRLKAEDPKSTKKQKVNNHKKKEGITGGNEGRKKASVEKPSDGEPNAPNHSVWKLSSDSESCPDNSSMREDYIHHEESSVHKTTQFPDKEKDAVLSENGQESLLNEASKEKSPKKRVKVEDHISSKKKKANSDMKGKGHDDGTELLEEEASDKHTEPQVSSGLPLVLSEKVHRSKALVECEGESIDLSGDMGAVGRIVILDTPSRNHEMFLDLKGTIYKTTIVPSRTFCIVSFGQSEAKVEAVMNDFIQLKPQSNVYEAETMVEGILEGFSFDSDDEADKMPKASTRQTDQNEGDEEQTNGKTKGKAEKASGVVRKKGKTAGVKPPKKVRKKAQVQKRTKTKK, translated from the exons ATGGGCAGCTCCAGGGAGGAATCTCCTGATTGGCTGCATTGCTTCCAG GCACCAACTCGTTCAGCTTTGACATTATCTTCGGATTCTGACTCTCCTCCTGAAGATAGCCCTTTAAGGGAGGATAAAGATGCAGATTCTCCATTCAATGAAACTTCAAAAGCAAAGTCTCCAAGAAAAAGGCTGAAAGCAGAAGATCCCAAATCCACAAAAAAGCAGAAAGTAAACAATCACAAGAAAAAAGAAGGTATAACTGGCG GGAATGAAGGTCGCAAGAAGGCTTCAGTGGAAAAACCATCTGATGGGGAGCCTAAT GCACCAAATCATTCAGTCTGGAAGTTATCATCAGATTCTGAGTCTTGTCCAGATAATAGCTCCATGAGGGAAGATTATATCCATCATGAAGAATCATCTGTGCATAAAACAACTCAATTTCCGGACAAAGAAAAGGATGCAGTTCTTAGTGAGAATGGTCAAGAGTCCTTGTTGAATGaggcttcaaaagaaaaatctcCAAAAAAACGGGTGAAAGTAGAAGATCACATATCCAGcaaaaagaagaaagcaaaCAGTGACATGAAAGGGAAAG GGCATGATGATGGCACAGAACTTTTGGAGGAAGAAGCTTCAGATAAGCATACTGAACCTCAA GTCTCCTCAGGACTGCCTCTGGTGCTCTCTGAGAAAGTCCATCGATCAAAG GCCCTTGTTGAGTGTGAAGGTGAATCTATAGATTTGAGCGGGGATATGGGTGCTGTTGGGCGAATAGTAATCTTGGATACCCCATCCAGAAATCATGAAATGTTCTTAGATTTGAAAG GAACCATCTATAAAACAACAATAGTTCCTTCCAGGACATTCTGCATT GTCAGCTTTGGGCAGTCAGAAGCAAAG GTGGAGGCTGTTATGAATGACTTTATTCAGCTGAAACCACAATCTAATGTTTACGAGGCTGAAACAATGGTTGAAG GAATACTGGAAGGATTTTCCTTTGATTCAGATGATGAGGCTGACAAGATGCCTAAAGCCAGTACTCGTCAAACTGATCAAAATGAGGGTGATGAAGAGCAAACCAATGGAAAAACGAAAGGGAAAGCTGAGAAAGCATCT GGGGTGGTACGAAAAAAGGGTAAAACTGCAGGAGTGAAGCCACCAAAGAAAGTAAGAAAGAAAGCTCAAGTTCAAAAGAGAACCAAGACCAAGAAATGA